In Deinococcus puniceus, one genomic interval encodes:
- the aceE gene encoding pyruvate dehydrogenase (acetyl-transferring), homodimeric type: MTNVPPKGPPRAGLPPQEREQLNTVETQEWLDSLAYVLADGGDDRAAQLLEDLDHYAYFHGAPILFKQNTPYLNTIDVDKQPDYPGDIDMERKIRNIIRWNAVAMVVKANKKSDGIGGHLSTYASSAELLEVGFNHFFRGHGAGQDRDLVFFQGHASPGVYSRSFLEGRLDGGRLGRFRRELQAEPGLSSYPHPWLMPDYWEFPTVSMGLGPMQAIYQARYIKYLENRGLKPAGDAKVWAFLGDGEMDEPQSIGALRFASYENLDNIVFVLNANLQRLDGPVRANSKVIQEFEALFRGAGWNVIKVVWDSKWDELLSKDYNGEIVKRFELLVDGESQRYAAFGGKELREKFFNTPELKALIEGWSDADLELLNRGGHDVRKIYAAYASATKHKGSPTVIIARTIKGYGLGDTAQARNASHQVKKLEFDALKNLRDLLELPMTDEQVEHLELYHPGPDSPEVKYTMERRAALGGPVPARKVEYPHPTVPTGEFYEEFAGGSKGRAVSTTMAAVQVISKLLRDKEIGKYIVPIVPDEARTFGMDALVPRIGIYSPRGQTYTPVDSGSLMAYKESKDGQMLEEGITEDGAMASWIAAGTSYANHGVPTIPFFVFYSMFGMQRVGDLVWAAADQRARGFLLGATAGRTTLAGEGLQHQDGNSQLQAYVVPNLKVYDPAFAYELAVIVEDGIQRMFVNDEDIFYYVTIDNENEVQPAMPDDGRSHDEIRQGIVKGLYRFQRSQSKGKLKAQILAGGPAMGAALEAAQKLEAYGVAADIWSVTSYKELHQDALAVQRHNMLHPTEAPRTSYVAQQLSKDNAPGVLISVSDYVKLSADGLNGHIDRKIWTLGTDGFGRSEAREELRDFFEVDTKHVILATLYALLRDGKIKGDVVQQAITDLGIDPERQNPFLR, encoded by the coding sequence ATGACAAACGTACCGCCGAAAGGGCCGCCGCGTGCGGGCCTCCCGCCGCAGGAGCGCGAGCAACTGAACACGGTGGAAACGCAGGAGTGGCTGGACTCTCTGGCCTACGTGCTGGCCGACGGGGGAGATGACCGCGCCGCCCAACTGCTCGAAGACCTCGACCACTACGCCTATTTTCATGGTGCGCCCATTCTGTTCAAGCAGAACACGCCCTACCTGAACACCATCGACGTAGACAAGCAGCCCGACTACCCCGGCGACATCGACATGGAGCGGAAAATCCGCAACATTATTCGCTGGAACGCGGTGGCGATGGTGGTCAAGGCCAACAAAAAGAGCGACGGCATCGGCGGCCACTTGTCGACGTATGCCAGCAGCGCCGAACTGCTGGAAGTCGGCTTTAATCACTTCTTCAGGGGTCACGGCGCGGGCCAAGACCGCGACTTGGTGTTTTTTCAGGGCCACGCCAGCCCCGGGGTGTATTCCCGTTCGTTCCTCGAAGGCCGACTGGACGGCGGACGCCTAGGCCGCTTCCGGCGCGAGTTGCAAGCCGAACCCGGCCTCAGCTCCTACCCACACCCGTGGCTGATGCCCGATTACTGGGAGTTTCCCACCGTCAGCATGGGGCTGGGGCCGATGCAGGCCATCTATCAGGCCCGCTACATCAAGTACCTAGAGAACCGGGGCCTGAAGCCCGCCGGAGACGCCAAAGTCTGGGCCTTCCTCGGTGACGGCGAAATGGACGAGCCGCAGAGCATCGGCGCACTCCGCTTTGCCTCCTACGAAAACCTCGACAACATCGTGTTCGTGCTGAACGCCAATTTGCAGCGCCTCGACGGGCCGGTGCGGGCCAACTCCAAGGTCATTCAGGAGTTTGAAGCCTTGTTCCGTGGCGCGGGCTGGAACGTGATTAAAGTGGTCTGGGACAGCAAGTGGGACGAACTGCTGAGCAAGGACTACAACGGCGAGATCGTCAAACGCTTCGAGCTGCTCGTAGACGGCGAATCTCAGCGCTACGCGGCGTTCGGCGGCAAGGAATTGCGCGAGAAGTTCTTCAATACACCCGAACTGAAAGCCCTGATCGAAGGGTGGAGCGACGCCGATCTGGAGTTACTGAACCGGGGCGGCCACGACGTTCGTAAAATCTACGCGGCCTACGCCTCGGCCACCAAGCACAAGGGCAGCCCCACCGTCATCATCGCCCGCACCATCAAGGGCTACGGCCTCGGCGATACGGCGCAGGCCCGCAACGCTTCCCATCAGGTCAAAAAGCTGGAATTCGACGCCCTGAAGAACCTGCGCGACCTGCTGGAACTGCCCATGACCGATGAGCAGGTGGAGCATCTGGAGCTGTATCACCCCGGCCCCGACAGCCCCGAAGTGAAATACACCATGGAGCGCCGCGCCGCGCTGGGCGGCCCCGTGCCTGCCCGCAAGGTGGAGTACCCGCATCCCACCGTGCCCACCGGCGAGTTTTATGAGGAATTTGCAGGCGGCAGCAAAGGCCGCGCCGTCAGTACCACGATGGCCGCCGTGCAGGTCATCTCCAAGCTGCTGCGCGACAAGGAAATCGGCAAATATATCGTGCCCATCGTGCCCGACGAGGCCCGCACCTTCGGCATGGACGCGCTGGTTCCGCGTATCGGGATCTACAGCCCGCGTGGACAAACGTATACGCCCGTCGATAGCGGCTCCCTGATGGCCTACAAGGAATCCAAAGACGGTCAGATGCTTGAAGAAGGCATCACCGAAGACGGCGCGATGGCCTCGTGGATCGCGGCTGGCACGTCTTATGCCAATCACGGCGTCCCCACCATTCCCTTCTTCGTGTTCTATTCCATGTTCGGTATGCAGCGCGTGGGCGACCTCGTGTGGGCCGCCGCCGACCAACGGGCACGCGGCTTTCTGCTGGGGGCCACTGCAGGTCGTACCACGCTGGCGGGCGAAGGGTTGCAGCATCAGGACGGTAACAGTCAGCTTCAGGCGTATGTGGTGCCCAACCTCAAGGTGTACGATCCGGCCTTCGCCTACGAACTCGCCGTGATTGTCGAAGACGGCATTCAGCGCATGTTCGTCAACGATGAGGATATTTTTTATTACGTCACCATCGACAACGAGAACGAAGTGCAGCCTGCCATGCCCGACGATGGCCGCAGCCACGACGAAATCCGTCAGGGCATCGTGAAGGGTCTGTACCGGTTTCAGCGCAGCCAGAGCAAGGGCAAGCTGAAGGCGCAGATTCTGGCGGGTGGCCCGGCCATGGGCGCGGCGCTGGAAGCTGCCCAGAAGCTGGAAGCCTACGGTGTGGCCGCCGACATCTGGTCTGTCACGAGCTACAAGGAACTGCATCAGGACGCCCTCGCCGTGCAGCGCCACAACATGCTGCACCCCACCGAAGCGCCGCGCACCTCCTACGTGGCCCAGCAACTCAGCAAAGACAACGCGCCCGGCGTCCTGATCAGCGTCAGCGACTACGTGAAGCTCAGCGCCGACGGTCTGAACGGCCACATCGACCGCAAAATCTGGACACTCGGCACCGACGGCTTTGGCCGCAGCGAGGCCCGCGAAGAACTGCGCGACTTCTTCGAAGTGGACACCAAGCACGTGATCTTGGCAACCCTGTACGCCCTGCTCCGCGACGGCAAAATCAAGGGCGACGTGGTGCAGCAGGCCATTACCGATCTCGGAATCGACCCAGAGCGCCAAAATCCGTTCCTGCGGTAG
- a CDS encoding LysR family transcriptional regulator encodes MELRHLRHFVALAEEENFGRAAERVFVVQQALSNSIKNLEDEVGVPLVLRTTRRVQLTPAGREFLEGARLTLAQATQTVERTRRAARGEVGRLTVGFVSGLAFGGLPEIVRKFRELYPNVSVDLRELTAQEQEAALRGGQVDVGLMLLPVRDPNLDSRALWRQPLVAALPSGHALARKRKLKISDLAGEPFVFFPRQLRATYFDQVMRWCAGAGFTPNVTQEAIEIPTLLSLVAAGVGVFLPIAFFERLALPGVVYRPVDGAPVVEIVAVWQRSNPTRSPHDPIVQAFLGVAQAELGEQVAAHDR; translated from the coding sequence ATGGAACTCCGACACCTCCGGCATTTTGTGGCGCTGGCCGAGGAAGAAAACTTTGGGCGGGCCGCCGAGCGCGTGTTCGTGGTGCAGCAAGCCCTCAGCAACTCTATTAAGAATTTGGAAGACGAAGTGGGCGTGCCGCTGGTGCTGCGAACCACCCGCCGCGTGCAACTGACCCCGGCTGGGCGCGAGTTTTTGGAGGGCGCACGGCTGACGCTGGCGCAGGCCACCCAAACCGTGGAGCGCACCCGCCGCGCCGCACGGGGCGAAGTGGGCCGCCTGACGGTGGGCTTTGTGAGCGGGCTGGCCTTTGGCGGGTTGCCCGAAATCGTGCGGAAGTTTCGCGAGTTGTATCCCAACGTGTCGGTAGACCTGCGCGAATTGACGGCGCAGGAGCAGGAAGCGGCCCTGCGCGGCGGGCAGGTGGATGTGGGGCTGATGCTGCTGCCGGTGCGCGATCCGAACTTGGATTCCCGCGCCCTGTGGCGGCAACCGCTGGTGGCGGCGCTGCCCTCCGGTCACGCGCTGGCCCGCAAGCGCAAGCTCAAGATTTCAGACCTCGCAGGCGAACCGTTCGTGTTTTTTCCTCGCCAGTTGCGGGCCACCTACTTCGATCAGGTGATGCGCTGGTGCGCGGGCGCGGGCTTTACACCCAACGTGACGCAGGAAGCGATAGAAATTCCCACGTTGCTGTCGTTGGTCGCGGCGGGCGTGGGCGTATTCCTGCCGATTGCCTTCTTCGAGCGGTTGGCGTTGCCGGGGGTGGTGTACCGCCCCGTAGACGGCGCACCAGTGGTAGAAATCGTGGCGGTGTGGCAGCGCAGCAATCCTACCCGCAGCCCGCATGACCCCATCGTGCAGGCGTTTTTGGGCGTGGCTCAGGCAGAATTGGGGGAGCAAGTGGCCGCACATGACCGTTAA
- a CDS encoding AAA family ATPase, translating into MTVKQISMNRVLIVGSPGAGKSTLAKKLAARTGLPLIHLDELYWNPGWVKVERTVWQQRLAEALAQERWILDGNFSPTLRERALRADLVLFLMPPRLLCLWRAFWRERLNLRPHARHDGAKWPSRALLQDIWQFPPQAQRQRQELAQVPHLKVVVLRSDAEIRGWLAGQPVHAGHKA; encoded by the coding sequence ATGACCGTTAAGCAAATATCCATGAATCGGGTGCTGATCGTGGGCAGCCCCGGCGCAGGCAAAAGCACTCTTGCCAAAAAACTGGCGGCCCGAACGGGATTGCCCCTCATTCATTTGGACGAGTTGTACTGGAACCCCGGCTGGGTCAAGGTTGAACGGACAGTGTGGCAACAGCGCTTGGCCGAGGCGTTGGCCCAAGAACGCTGGATTCTAGACGGCAATTTCAGTCCGACGCTGCGGGAGCGGGCCTTACGCGCCGATCTGGTGCTGTTTCTGATGCCGCCGCGCCTGCTGTGCCTGTGGCGGGCCTTCTGGCGGGAACGTCTGAATCTGCGTCCTCACGCTCGCCACGATGGAGCCAAATGGCCGTCCCGCGCCCTGTTGCAAGACATCTGGCAGTTTCCACCGCAGGCCCAACGACAGCGGCAAGAGTTGGCGCAAGTGCCGCATCTGAAAGTCGTGGTTCTGCGCTCAGACGCCGAAATTCGGGGCTGGCTGGCAGGGCAGCCAGTCCATGCAGGTCATAAGGCTTAG
- the uvrB gene encoding excinuclease ABC subunit UvrB — MLRVQSEFTPSGDQPTAIRSLVDGLNSGLRAQTLLGATGTGKTYTVAKVIEETGRPALIMAPNKILTAQLASEFKEFFPDAAVEFFISYYDYYQPEAYVPGKDLFIEKDAAINQEIERLRHSTTRSLLTRRDTIVVASVSCIYGLGDPAEYTALNLIMKVGGQISRDEILGRLVNMQYERNDLEMSPGRFRVKGDMVEIWPSYDEQPLRVELWGEDIERITVVHPVTGDRLADLDATVVYPAKHYVSSAGNIERAIVTIQQELDERLEYFKSVGKLLEAQRIKERTLYDLEMLKVLGYCSGIENYSRHIDGRAVGHTPYTMLDYFPDDFITFIDESHVTVPQIGGMANGDRARKQTLVDYGFRLPSAMDNRPLNFQEFMEKTGQTVYVSATPGPFERENSDSQADQIIRPTGLVDPPVSVRPIQGQIDDLLGRIRERASKGERVLITTLTKRMSEDLTEYLLEKNIRARYMHSDIDSVERQVIIRDLRLGHYDVLIGINLLREGLDLPEVSLVAILDADKPGFLRSERALIQTIGRAARNVNGEVILYGDNMTPAMQSAMDETRRRREKQTAYNEEHGITPTTIVKGIRNVIRGEEANLDDPDNVTLGDDRDTLNGQLTDLELDMWQASEDLDFERAASLRDQIRAIEAKLQGKDFKQATVPGQKVRQRGRRS, encoded by the coding sequence ATGCTACGGGTACAGTCTGAATTCACTCCGTCCGGCGACCAACCAACGGCCATTCGCAGTCTCGTAGACGGCCTGAACTCCGGCCTCCGCGCCCAGACGCTGTTGGGAGCGACAGGCACGGGCAAAACCTACACCGTTGCCAAAGTGATCGAGGAAACCGGGCGGCCCGCCCTGATCATGGCCCCCAACAAGATTCTGACCGCGCAATTGGCCTCCGAATTTAAGGAGTTCTTTCCGGATGCCGCCGTCGAATTCTTTATTTCGTACTACGACTATTACCAGCCCGAAGCCTATGTGCCCGGCAAAGACTTGTTTATTGAAAAAGACGCGGCCATCAACCAAGAGATTGAGCGGTTGCGGCATTCCACCACCCGCAGTTTGCTGACCCGGCGCGATACGATTGTCGTGGCGTCGGTGTCCTGTATTTACGGCTTGGGCGATCCTGCCGAATACACCGCCCTGAACTTGATTATGAAGGTGGGCGGCCAGATCAGCCGGGATGAAATCTTGGGCCGACTGGTGAATATGCAGTACGAGCGCAACGACCTAGAGATGTCGCCGGGGCGTTTCCGGGTGAAGGGCGACATGGTGGAAATCTGGCCCAGCTACGATGAACAACCCCTAAGAGTCGAATTGTGGGGCGAGGACATAGAACGGATTACGGTGGTGCATCCTGTGACGGGTGACCGCTTGGCTGATCTTGACGCCACCGTGGTTTATCCGGCCAAGCATTACGTCAGCAGCGCCGGAAACATAGAGCGGGCCATCGTGACCATTCAGCAGGAGCTGGATGAGCGGCTGGAGTACTTCAAATCGGTGGGCAAGTTGCTGGAAGCGCAGCGGATTAAAGAACGCACGCTATATGACCTAGAGATGCTGAAGGTGCTGGGCTACTGCTCCGGCATCGAAAACTACTCGCGGCACATAGACGGGCGGGCGGTGGGGCATACGCCGTACACCATGTTGGATTACTTCCCCGACGACTTCATTACCTTTATCGACGAATCCCATGTGACCGTGCCCCAGATTGGCGGCATGGCGAACGGTGACCGCGCCCGCAAGCAGACGTTGGTGGACTACGGTTTCCGGCTGCCGAGTGCGATGGACAACCGCCCGCTGAACTTTCAGGAGTTCATGGAGAAGACCGGGCAAACCGTGTATGTGTCGGCCACCCCCGGCCCCTTCGAGCGCGAAAACAGCGATTCTCAGGCCGACCAGATCATTCGGCCCACCGGCCTTGTCGACCCGCCCGTGAGCGTGAGGCCGATTCAGGGCCAAATCGACGACCTGCTGGGCCGAATCCGCGAGCGGGCCAGCAAGGGCGAGCGCGTGCTGATCACGACCCTGACCAAGCGCATGAGCGAAGACCTCACCGAATACCTGCTGGAAAAGAACATTCGCGCCCGCTACATGCACTCCGACATAGACAGCGTGGAGCGGCAAGTTATTATTCGTGACCTGCGCCTAGGCCATTACGACGTGCTGATCGGGATTAACCTGCTGCGCGAAGGGCTGGACTTGCCCGAAGTGTCGCTGGTGGCAATTCTGGACGCCGACAAACCCGGCTTCCTCAGGAGCGAACGCGCCCTGATTCAGACCATTGGCCGCGCCGCCCGCAACGTGAACGGCGAAGTGATCTTGTACGGCGACAATATGACGCCCGCCATGCAGAGCGCGATGGACGAAACTCGCAGGCGGCGCGAGAAACAGACCGCCTACAACGAGGAACACGGCATCACGCCGACCACCATCGTGAAGGGGATTCGCAACGTGATTCGCGGCGAGGAAGCCAACTTGGACGACCCGGACAACGTGACGCTGGGCGACGACCGCGACACCCTGAACGGCCAACTGACCGACCTCGAGTTGGATATGTGGCAGGCGTCCGAGGACTTGGACTTTGAGCGTGCGGCCAGCCTACGCGACCAAATCCGGGCCATTGAGGCCAAGTTGCAGGGCAAGGACTTTAAGCAGGCGACGGTGCCGGGCCAAAAGGTGCGCCAGCGCGGGCGGCGTTCGTAG
- a CDS encoding YkoP family protein, whose amino-acid sequence MRGKRGLGGVLTGAAVLWAGLWAGSQLAWRWAGLGVARRGRSATPTAALMLVGGPDPMVTPPMLDALHAAGVKATFFVDADAVARFPDLTRRIVEAGHSLGADLGGSAVSLPWVLISKLKRTRQAIQTATGEDIQFFTARPQAPPPSVLLAAHATGLTPVQGEPISAGLPAHLPQGRLLALSGTHSSTPDLLPPLLAELRARGYVPHPLPALPGLRPEHSGDLIPDLMGVVDVLYDRTGRIRRIGGHAHSLFRLGTAPYPLPTITLTDPTQPQGLSIAAGQRIAEFHLDSARLVQLAERPVAGRHVVKHSIHDLAAAMRDDPQWNTLPAVFSISIFSDVLRLYGFTVVELPAPMLRRLNWWSRTLRRAYGVSDLSRPHTPKLAVISRTELIRRFGERK is encoded by the coding sequence ATGCGAGGAAAACGGGGTCTAGGCGGGGTTTTGACCGGAGCGGCGGTGCTGTGGGCTGGGCTGTGGGCCGGTTCCCAACTGGCGTGGCGCTGGGCCGGGTTGGGGGTTGCCCGCCGGGGCCGCAGCGCCACGCCTACTGCCGCGCTGATGCTGGTAGGTGGCCCGGATCCTATGGTCACGCCGCCTATGCTGGATGCCCTGCACGCCGCCGGAGTGAAGGCCACGTTTTTTGTGGATGCCGACGCTGTAGCCCGGTTCCCCGACTTGACGCGCCGAATCGTGGAGGCCGGACACTCGCTGGGAGCCGATCTAGGCGGCTCTGCGGTGTCATTGCCTTGGGTGCTGATAAGCAAGCTGAAGCGGACGCGGCAAGCTATTCAAACTGCGACAGGTGAAGACATTCAGTTTTTCACCGCTCGCCCGCAGGCCCCGCCGCCCAGTGTGCTGTTGGCCGCCCACGCTACGGGCCTCACGCCTGTGCAGGGCGAGCCGATCAGCGCCGGATTGCCTGCTCACTTGCCGCAAGGCCGTCTGCTGGCGTTGTCTGGGACGCATTCCAGTACGCCTGACCTCTTGCCGCCTCTCTTGGCCGAACTCCGGGCACGCGGTTACGTTCCGCATCCCTTGCCCGCACTCCCCGGCCTGCGCCCCGAACACTCTGGCGACCTGATCCCTGACCTGATGGGCGTAGTCGACGTGCTGTATGACCGCACGGGCCGCATTCGGCGCATCGGGGGACACGCGCATAGCCTGTTCCGGTTGGGCACTGCTCCGTATCCGTTGCCCACCATCACGCTCACCGACCCGACCCAGCCGCAAGGCTTAAGCATCGCGGCGGGCCAGCGCATCGCAGAGTTTCATCTCGACAGCGCCCGCTTGGTGCAACTCGCGGAGCGCCCTGTGGCGGGGCGGCACGTGGTCAAGCACTCCATTCACGACCTTGCCGCCGCCATGCGTGACGATCCCCAGTGGAATACTCTCCCCGCCGTGTTCAGTATCAGCATTTTCTCCGATGTGCTGCGGTTGTACGGGTTTACGGTGGTGGAGTTGCCCGCGCCGATGCTGCGCCGCCTGAACTGGTGGTCACGCACCCTGCGCCGCGCTTACGGAGTGTCCGACCTGAGCCGCCCGCATACGCCCAAGCTGGCCGTCATCTCGCGCACCGAACTGATTCGGCGCTTTGGAGAACGCAAATAG
- a CDS encoding carboxylesterase/lipase family protein — MTAPPGSLLRGPLLRETEAGWVRGETLKAGHSHSWAWLGVPYAAQAAGPLRFRPPQPHGGWVGIREARSFGPDVLQPLDPSVTLTPSVEGSLLLNIWTPARPAPAGGWPVLFWLHGGAFRAGSGRLYDGRELAARGEIVVVSVNSRLGPLGYANFGGLFADDRFAPNAGFQDQVAALRWVHANIAAFGGNPARITAAGQSAGAAGVSLLLGHGSTAPLLAGAILQSGGLNQVSDLDNSLDIARAYANALGVRRDNLNALWTLPPRAFVAALHTLEGVRKRSLNSRPFLDGVLLPTTRAELLARPLAPVPLLIGANREEYSLFVRLPDRIFQKIDRTYLAHKLEQQASPERVLKILSAYPDTLEGLTALGTDLFFHTPNDVLGDAHPAPHWRYRLDWGTKVAGLGATHGMELLFLWPRPMGLSSALMRGGQARQRAALAHRMQTAWLNFVREGSPGPDWQPGSAEQPNVNVLSLAGLSVEAEAERKRRALWDGLVVPMP; from the coding sequence ATGACTGCCCCGCCCGGTTCCTTGTTGCGCGGCCCACTGTTGCGCGAAACGGAGGCGGGCTGGGTGCGCGGCGAAACGCTCAAGGCAGGCCACAGCCACAGTTGGGCGTGGTTAGGCGTGCCTTACGCGGCGCAGGCGGCGGGCCCCTTGCGCTTCCGGCCCCCGCAGCCGCATGGGGGCTGGGTGGGAATACGGGAAGCCCGCAGCTTCGGCCCAGACGTGCTGCAACCCCTCGATCCCTCGGTGACGCTCACGCCATCGGTAGAGGGCAGTCTGCTGCTGAATATCTGGACGCCCGCCCGCCCCGCGCCCGCTGGGGGCTGGCCCGTGCTGTTCTGGCTGCACGGCGGCGCATTCCGCGCAGGCAGTGGCCGCCTGTACGATGGCCGCGAATTGGCCGCACGCGGAGAAATTGTTGTCGTGAGCGTCAATTCCCGCTTGGGGCCGCTGGGCTACGCCAATTTTGGCGGCCTGTTTGCCGATGACCGATTTGCCCCCAATGCCGGGTTTCAGGATCAGGTGGCGGCGCTGCGCTGGGTGCATGCCAATATCGCGGCTTTCGGGGGCAATCCGGCCCGAATCACGGCGGCGGGCCAATCGGCGGGGGCGGCGGGTGTGTCGCTGCTGCTGGGGCACGGCTCTACTGCCCCGCTGTTGGCGGGGGCCATCTTGCAAAGCGGCGGGCTGAATCAGGTCAGTGATTTGGACAATAGCCTCGATATTGCCCGCGCCTATGCCAACGCGTTGGGCGTGCGCCGCGACAACCTGAACGCGCTCTGGACACTGCCGCCCCGTGCCTTCGTGGCCGCGCTGCACACGCTGGAAGGCGTGCGGAAACGCAGCCTGAATTCCCGCCCCTTCCTTGACGGCGTGCTGCTGCCTACCACCCGCGCTGAACTGCTGGCCCGCCCGCTGGCTCCCGTACCGCTGCTGATCGGGGCCAACCGCGAAGAATATTCACTGTTCGTGCGCCTGCCAGACCGCATTTTTCAGAAGATAGACCGGACGTATTTGGCGCATAAGCTGGAGCAACAAGCTTCGCCGGAGCGGGTGCTGAAGATTCTGTCGGCCTACCCGGACACCCTAGAAGGGCTGACCGCGCTGGGCACCGACCTGTTTTTTCACACGCCTAACGATGTGCTGGGCGACGCGCACCCGGCCCCGCACTGGCGCTACCGATTGGACTGGGGCACTAAAGTCGCGGGCCTCGGCGCAACGCACGGCATGGAACTGCTGTTCCTGTGGCCCCGCCCGATGGGGTTGTCGTCGGCCCTGATGCGCGGTGGGCAGGCCCGCCAACGTGCCGCGCTGGCACACAGAATGCAAACCGCGTGGCTGAACTTCGTGCGGGAGGGTAGCCCCGGCCCCGACTGGCAGCCCGGTAGCGCCGAACAGCCCAACGTGAATGTGTTGTCGCTGGCGGGCCTGAGTGTGGAAGCTGAGGCTGAGCGCAAACGCCGCGCCCTGTGGGACGGTTTAGTCGTGCCGATGCCGTGA
- a CDS encoding MerR family transcriptional regulator, with product MAAHTDAEATVSDLGAQTNMTIGAFSRLSRLSLKALRLYDALGLLPPAQVDPASGYRLYSAQQLERARAIGLLRQLELPLPQIQSLLDAPPAQRGAMLHAIWQELEHLHQQRRALAEYLIRQTYKQRQEAAEMTQTDSLPVQQRQVPEQRFATLTRRVYVDQLSDVIRQGLGQLHALAGPQATGPSVVIYHGEVNADSDGPIEMCVPYAGTLTAPDGVTLRTEPAHAEAFVTLTKQQFQFPAILHAYDAADAYAKAHGTSGPLACREVYHTDWDAAGEDDLVGDVARPFLPAGRESDELRSEA from the coding sequence ATGGCGGCACACACAGACGCAGAAGCGACAGTCAGTGATTTGGGCGCTCAGACCAACATGACCATCGGCGCATTCTCGCGCCTCAGTCGGCTGAGTCTGAAGGCGCTGCGGCTCTACGACGCGCTGGGGCTGTTGCCGCCCGCACAGGTTGACCCGGCCAGCGGCTACCGCCTGTATTCGGCGCAGCAATTGGAACGGGCGCGGGCCATCGGGCTGCTGCGGCAATTGGAGTTGCCCTTGCCCCAGATTCAGAGCCTGCTGGACGCCCCACCTGCCCAGCGCGGCGCGATGCTGCACGCCATCTGGCAAGAGCTGGAGCACCTGCATCAGCAGAGAAGAGCTTTGGCCGAATACTTGATCCGGCAGACCTACAAACAACGACAGGAGGCAGCAGAAATGACCCAAACAGACTCATTGCCCGTGCAGCAACGCCAAGTGCCCGAACAGCGTTTTGCCACGCTGACGCGCCGGGTGTACGTAGACCAACTGAGCGACGTGATTCGGCAGGGGCTGGGGCAGTTGCACGCGCTGGCAGGCCCGCAGGCCACCGGGCCAAGCGTAGTGATCTATCACGGAGAGGTGAATGCCGACAGCGACGGCCCCATAGAGATGTGTGTGCCCTACGCGGGAACGCTGACCGCCCCAGACGGCGTGACCCTGCGAACCGAACCCGCCCACGCCGAAGCCTTCGTCACGCTGACCAAACAGCAATTCCAGTTTCCGGCCATTCTGCACGCCTACGACGCGGCAGACGCCTACGCCAAAGCACATGGAACCTCTGGCCCGCTGGCTTGCCGCGAGGTCTACCACACCGACTGGGACGCGGCGGGCGAAGACGATCTGGTGGGGGATGTGGCCCGGCCTTTTCTTCCGGCTGGGCGGGAGTCTGACGAGCTGAGGAGCGAAGCCTAA
- a CDS encoding EAL domain-containing protein produces the protein MLKREVYAYEALVRGPHGEPAAWVFAQVTPENMYHFDQTCRVTAIRAAARVGMHTRLSINFLPNAVYDPATCIRATLQTAQEVGFPLDRLIFEITEHESVLNEARVRRIIDAYRGYGFVTALDDYGAGHATAGLLLALRPDIVKVDMAVIRGLDRDHWRSNLVDHLAQFAAKVGLMVIAEGVETVEEARCLLSLGITYMQGYYFARPAFEALPPVPDDVYSACLSADWVARVAVD, from the coding sequence GTGCTTAAGCGTGAAGTGTATGCCTACGAGGCACTTGTTCGCGGCCCGCACGGAGAACCTGCGGCTTGGGTCTTTGCTCAAGTCACGCCGGAAAACATGTATCACTTCGATCAGACTTGCCGCGTCACGGCTATTCGCGCGGCGGCCCGTGTGGGCATGCACACGCGGCTGTCTATCAACTTCTTGCCAAATGCTGTATACGATCCGGCCACCTGTATTCGTGCCACCCTTCAAACGGCGCAAGAAGTGGGTTTTCCATTAGACCGACTGATTTTTGAAATTACCGAGCACGAATCGGTATTGAATGAGGCCCGTGTGCGCCGAATTATCGATGCCTACCGGGGCTACGGCTTTGTCACGGCACTGGACGATTACGGTGCGGGGCACGCCACCGCCGGCCTGCTGCTGGCCCTGCGCCCCGACATCGTGAAGGTGGATATGGCGGTCATTCGTGGCCTAGACCGGGATCACTGGCGCTCCAACTTGGTGGATCATCTGGCCCAATTCGCCGCCAAAGTGGGCCTGATGGTCATTGCCGAGGGCGTCGAAACCGTGGAAGAAGCCCGCTGTCTGCTGTCGCTGGGCATCACCTATATGCAGGGCTACTACTTTGCACGGCCCGCCTTTGAGGCCCTGCCGCCCGTACCCGACGATGTGTACTCGGCCTGCCTGAGTGCGGATTGGGTGGCGCGTGTGGCGGTGGACTGA